From Alloacidobacterium dinghuense:
CGCGCGTCGCGTCGCTTTTAAGACCCATCAGCAGAACGTGAAATCACAGACTGCCATCCAGGCTCTCGGCGCCAAGCCCGAAGGAGTTTTCCGCAATCACGTCATCATGCCCGATGGCAGCGCGCGGCACAGTCACTGGTACAGCATCATCGATGAAGAATGGCCAGAGGTGAAGGCACGGCTGGAAACCCGCATGCAAAAGCATTTGCAACGCGCTTCAGGCTAAAAACAAATGCCCATCTTTCGCGAGCCGAAGATGGGCACTTCGAGTTAGCCGTAATGTTTACTGCTTCGCAGTAGCACGAGCTTCCAGCTTCTGCACCTTGCTGTGCTTCGTCGAATAGCTGAAGTAAATCACAAGCCCGACGACTAGCCAGATGCCCACCACAATCCATGTGAGCGTCGGCAGGTTCGCAATCAGATAAAGCGCGCTGACAATCCCGCAGATCGGGACCAGCGGAACCAGCGGCGTCTTGAACGGACGCTCCATCTCTGGATGCCGCACGCGCAGAATCCACACACCCGCCGAGACAATCGCGAACGCCAGCAGCGTTCCCATATTCACCATGGCGCTCAGCTTGTCGATCGGCAACAGCGCCGGAAGAAAGGCAACGATCGTGCCGACAATAATGTTCGAGATCCACGGCGTGCGGAACTTCGGATGAATTGCCCCCGCCCACTTCGGTAGCAGCCCATCACGCGACATAGAATAGAACACACGTGATTGCCCCAGTAACATCACCAGCATGACGGTGCCCAGTCCAAACACCGCGCCGATCTTCACCAGCAGGCCGCCCCACTTCACGCCCGTCGCGTCAATGCCGATAGCCACCGGCTCGGCCACATTCAGCGCCTTATAACTCACCAATCCCGTCAGCGTAAGCGAAACAGCAATATAAAGAATCGTGCAGATCACCAGCGATCCAAGAATGCCAATCGGCATATCGCGTTGCGGATTCTTCGCCTCCTGCGCCGCTGTCGATACCGCATCGAACCCGATATACGCAAAAAAGACCGACGCCGCGCCCGCTGCAATACCGCTGATGCCAAACTGCCCCGGCCCGATCTTCGGTGGAATGAAAGGATGCCAGTTCATCCGCGCCAGATCAGGATGCTGCAATAGAAATCCGATGCCCAGAAAAAGGAAGATAAAGACAACACCGACCTTCACGAACACGATCGCAGAATTGAGATTGGCCGACTCCTTGATGCCGCGCACTAGCACCACTGTCACCACCCCAATCACGACAAAAGCAATCAGGTTGAAGACGCCCGTCACATGCGGCAGACCTGAGACGTCCGTCACACCCATCGGCAGCGACATAAACGGCAGCCAGCGACCGTGATAGAGATACAGCACATTGCCATACGTCGTCGTAAACGGAGCCAGCGATGCCGATGGCGTCAGCCCGAGCTGCTCCAGCAGACTCAGAAAATATCCGGACCACCCCGAAGCCACGGTCGCTGCTCCAAAGGCGTATTCCAGGCACAGGCACCAGCCGATGATCCACGCCACCAGTTCGCCCAGCGTCGCATATCCATAGGTGTAAGCCGACCCGGCAATCGGAATCAGCGAGGCGAACTCGGCATAACAGAGTCCGGCAAAGGCGCACGTAATCCCCGCAAGAATGAAGCTCAGCGCAATCGCAGGCCCCGCATGCAGCGCCGCAGCCTGCCCGGTGAGCACAAAAATGCCTGCGCCGATCACCGCACCCACGCCCAGCGTAATCAGATTCACCGGCCCCAGCGACCGCCTGAGTGTGTGCTCTCCTTCTTCGCCGGCTTCGCTCTTCAGCGTGGAGATATGTTTAACTGCAAACAGATTAGCCATCTACGAGCTTTTTCCTTCCAGGGGAAATCGAATCAGAAATCAGTCCGCCACGGCCTGCCCGCGGCGCGACCACACGGCGAATACGGGAATCCCGAGCAGAACAATCATTATTCCCGGCCATGTGAATTGCGGCTTGTAGCGCAATAATACGACACATATCCACGCCGCCATACCGATATAAATCGCAGGCAGAACCGGATATCCTATCGCACGATAAGGACGTTCGGCATCTGGTCGCCGCCTGCGCAGTACAAACAAGCAGGCGATCGTCAACATGTAAAAGATCAGCTCGGTGCAGATAATGTATTCCAGCAGTTGACTATACGACCCCGTCAGGCACAGAAAACAAGTCCACACCGCCTGAATCACAAGCGCCGCAGCTGGGGTCTTATAGCGTGGATGCAGCTTGCTCGTGGACTTGAAAAACAGCCCGTCGCGGCTCATCGCATAGTAGACACGCGCCCCTGCAAGGATCAGCCCATTGGCACAGCCAAATGTCGAGATCAGAATCGCGCCCGCCATGAGGAAGGCGCCGCCATTCTGGAAAATCTGCTGCAGCACCACG
This genomic window contains:
- a CDS encoding amino acid permease, with amino-acid sequence MANLFAVKHISTLKSEAGEEGEHTLRRSLGPVNLITLGVGAVIGAGIFVLTGQAAALHAGPAIALSFILAGITCAFAGLCYAEFASLIPIAGSAYTYGYATLGELVAWIIGWCLCLEYAFGAATVASGWSGYFLSLLEQLGLTPSASLAPFTTTYGNVLYLYHGRWLPFMSLPMGVTDVSGLPHVTGVFNLIAFVVIGVVTVVLVRGIKESANLNSAIVFVKVGVVFIFLFLGIGFLLQHPDLARMNWHPFIPPKIGPGQFGISGIAAGAASVFFAYIGFDAVSTAAQEAKNPQRDMPIGILGSLVICTILYIAVSLTLTGLVSYKALNVAEPVAIGIDATGVKWGGLLVKIGAVFGLGTVMLVMLLGQSRVFYSMSRDGLLPKWAGAIHPKFRTPWISNIIVGTIVAFLPALLPIDKLSAMVNMGTLLAFAIVSAGVWILRVRHPEMERPFKTPLVPLVPICGIVSALYLIANLPTLTWIVVGIWLVVGLVIYFSYSTKHSKVQKLEARATAKQ